In Oceanispirochaeta sp. M1, the sequence TTGGTGGAATGGCCACCCTGATCGGAGATCCACCCAATATAATGATCGGTAGTGCAGCGGGCCTGGGATTCATGGAATTTCTTGTCAATCTGGGACCTCTTGTTCTTATACTGATGGTTGTACACATCCTGCTGATCTTGCGCTTTTTCAAAAAGGATCTTGAGGTCAGCATGGAGAGACGGGCCCGTATCATGGACTTTGATGAAAACGCCTCAATAAAGGATGTAAAACTTCTGATAAAGAGCCTGGTGGTTCTATTTTTTGTGCTTGTCCTTTTTATGTGTCACGGCATCACCGGGCTGGAACCTTCTACGGTTGCCCTCGGGGGAGCCGCGGTACTGATGCTTCTGGCAGGTGGAGACGATGTGGAAGAGTTCTTTCACGAGGTGGAATGGTCCACTATCTTCTTTTTTATCGGCCTGTTTATCATGGTCGGGGGACTGGTAGTTCTGGGAGCCATCGATTTCCTTGCGGGAAAATACCTGATTCTCACAAAAGGAAATATCCTTATAACTTCAGAATCCATTATCTGGGTGAGCGGCTTTCTGTCTGCCTTTCTGGATAATATTCCCTATGTGGCAACGATGATTCCCCTGGTGGAGCATCTTAGTGCAGAACTGGGAGCAACGGCAACAGAACCTGTGTGGTGGTCTCTGGCCATAGGAGCCTGTCTCGGAGGAAACGGAACTCTTATCGGAGCCTCAGCCAATGTTGTCAGTGCGGGTATATCAAGTAGAAGCGGTTACAAAATCTCTTTTATTGAATTTACCAAATACGGGATGATTGTCATGGTGATCACTCTTGCGATCTCCAGCCTGTATGTCTACCTCAGGTATCTGATCTGACGGCTTCAAGGAGCTGAAGAGAGGCAGAGGACGCTGCCTCTCTTTTTACAAATAGATACATATTTAATAAAAAATCAGAGATTCTACGTTATTAACGTTTGACGTTAATAACGTGAAACGTTAAAATAGGATTATGATTCAATCCTTTGCTAATAAAGAAACAGAACAAATCTGGAATCAGATATTTGTAAAGAATATTTCCAGAGATATTCAAAGGATTGGACTCAGAAAACTTATTATCCTCCATAGAGCGCAGGATATTAATGACCTTAGAATACCACCTGGGAATAGATTGGAAGCATTATCAGGCGATAGAATAGGCCAACACAGTATTAGAATAAATGGACAATGGAGAATCTGCTTCTATTGGAATGAGGGGTCTCCCTCAGAAGTAGAAATCATCGACTACCATTAGGAGACAAATATGAACCGAATACCTGATGTTACAGCTGGAGAAATCCTTAATGAAGAGTTTCTGAAGCCGATGGGAATATCAGCCTATCGCCTTTCAAAAGATACAAATATGCCGGCTACTCGTATTTCTGAAATAATTAAAGGACGAAGAAGAATTACGGCAGATACGGCTCTTAGACTTTCAACTTATTTTGGTAATTCTGCTGAGTTCTGGTTAGGAATTCAAGATGAGTATGATCTCAGAATTGAAAGAATTAAAATCAGAGAAGAGTTGGGGAAAATCCCACATGCAGTTGCATCATAATATTATTTTGAACTACTAAAAAATATATTTCTCTATAAAATCTGCCACTCCATCTTCATCATTGGAAAGTTCCGTCGTGTAGAGGCAGCGTTCTTTGACTCCATCGGGTGCATTAGCCATGGCCACAGAAATTCCTGCATAATCCAGCATCTCAAGGTCGTTAAAACCGTCACCGAAGGCGGCCATCTTTTCCCGGGGAATTCCCATATCCCGGCTCAGCTGATCAAGGGCGTTCCCCTTGGAACCTAAGCCGTTTATAAACTCAAGATAATAAGGCTTGGACAGGGCGCAGTAGAGTCTGTCTCCATATTTCTTCTGAAAGTAGGACTGGGCTTCATGAAGTTCTGGAAATTCTCCTGACTCCCT encodes:
- a CDS encoding SLC13 family permease; this encodes MTQLIIGVALFVLLFILISFETINKTILALLGAVLFIAMGILNEHQAYAEIDWNVIFLLIGMMVIVGITKRSGLFQYIAIKSAKLVHGDPVKILILFSIITAVLSALLDNVTTVLILTPVIILISVELGLNPVPYIISCALASNIGGMATLIGDPPNIMIGSAAGLGFMEFLVNLGPLVLILMVVHILLILRFFKKDLEVSMERRARIMDFDENASIKDVKLLIKSLVVLFFVLVLFMCHGITGLEPSTVALGGAAVLMLLAGGDDVEEFFHEVEWSTIFFFIGLFIMVGGLVVLGAIDFLAGKYLILTKGNILITSESIIWVSGFLSAFLDNIPYVATMIPLVEHLSAELGATATEPVWWSLAIGACLGGNGTLIGASANVVSAGISSRSGYKISFIEFTKYGMIVMVITLAISSLYVYLRYLI
- a CDS encoding type II toxin-antitoxin system RelE/ParE family toxin, whose amino-acid sequence is MIQSFANKETEQIWNQIFVKNISRDIQRIGLRKLIILHRAQDINDLRIPPGNRLEALSGDRIGQHSIRINGQWRICFYWNEGSPSEVEIIDYH
- a CDS encoding HigA family addiction module antitoxin; the encoded protein is MNRIPDVTAGEILNEEFLKPMGISAYRLSKDTNMPATRISEIIKGRRRITADTALRLSTYFGNSAEFWLGIQDEYDLRIERIKIREELGKIPHAVAS